Sequence from the Candidatus Woesearchaeota archaeon genome:
ATCTCCCTTTCTGCTTCTTCTGTTTCTCCTGATGCGTGTATCAGGTTTTGTATTGGTCTTTTGCTTGTATCTGCTAATCCATATGTGTCAAAAGAATAGTCTCCTCTAATTGTTCCAGGCGTAGCATCTCCTGGGCTAGTGCTTCCTACTAATTTTCTTATATGTTTTACTGCATTATGTCCTTCAAATACGAATGCAACTACTGGGCTCATTGTTAGAAAATCTATTAGTTGTTGTCTTACTTCAAGACCTATTTCGCGTTCTTCTTTGTTTATTGTCAGCCCTTTTTTTGCGTACGCTTCTTTTTGTTTTGATCCTACTGTTTTAAGCCAATTTTCGTCAGCTACATAGTGGTTTCCTGCCAGATTCTCGTTTGGGTAAACCATTTTCATCCCTATGATTTTTAATCCGCATTTTTCGAATCTAGTAAGTATTTCTCCTACTAATCCTCTTTGTACTCCATCTGGTTTTATTAGTACTAATGATCTTTCAGTTGTCATTTTTTCCTCCTCTCATTTTGAAAATAAAAAAAGTTATTTTAGTTTATTGTTTAGTTCCTTTTTTAACTGCGTGGTATTCTGTTGTCCAATGCGTGGTTCTTGGTTTTCTTCCTAGTTTTATTTGATTTTTTTCGCATTTTGTTGAACAGTAATACATTGTTTTTCCGTCTTTTTTGACGTATAATTTTCCTGTTCCTGCAGTTATTTGTTTTCCGCAAAATTCACATTTAGCCATTTTTTTGCACCTAGTTATTTCCTCTTCCTGCTTTGTTTAGAGGTCTTGCTTCTATTTCTGTTTCTCTTAGCATTAGGATATCTCCGATTTGTACGGGGCCTTTCACGTTTCTTCTAACAATTTTATTTTTATCTCTGCCATCCATAATTTTGCATCTTATTTGTATTGCTTCTCCTCGTGTTCCTGTTCTTCCCACTATTTCTTCTACACTTGCAGGGACTGCTGGAGAAAATGTTACTCCTCCTTTTGAGTCAGAAGTTTGGTTTTTTTTGCCGCCTTTTTTTTGTTCAGCCATAATTATCACCTATTTGTTTATTCAAGTTTTTCTGAACTTTCAGCTTCGGCATTTATTTCTCCTACGGTTTGTTTGCTTTCGCCTTCATCTATTATTGCTACTGCTCCTGTTGGAACGCCCATTCCTGCTGCTGCGCCTAATTCTTCTCTACTTGGTACTTCAACGCATTGTATGTTTTTTTCTTTGCATAGTAAAGGTATGTGCATTATGATTTCTTTAGGGGATACGTCTGTTGCAATCACCACTAGTTTTGCTTTTCCTTTTTCTATCATTTTTGTTACTTCGTTTGTTCCTTTCTTTATTTTACCTGTTTTTTGTGCAAGTTCTATTGCTTCGTATGCTTTTTCTGACATTTTTTTCTACCTCCTATTGGATTGAAATGTTTTTTGTAACAACTAGAATTGTTACCTCATTCCACCACGTTGTGGTTTCATCAATCACGGGTTTTATTTTGAGAATGATATTTGCTTTTTAAATGTTGTTGTTTAGATTGTTTGTCGTTTTTGAATCATTTATTGTCTTAGTTTATTTGTTGTTTTATTATTTCGTTTTAGAAAACGTAGAAGATGTTTAAAGTTATTAAGCACAATATCATTATTACTGTTGCTATTGCCAAATGCATTTTGTAATTTTTGTTTTTTAGGTAATTGTTTTGAATTGATATAAGTATTGTTAGTAGTAGTATCGGCGCAATTATTTGCGTAATGTTTGTTTTTATTATGTGAGCAATTAATATTGTAGGACCTATTAGATATAGTGGTATTTGAGGAAATTTATTAGTTATTATTAGAGTGATTATTGCAATTATTATTGCTATATAAATTGTTTTTATTAGTAGTGTTAATATAAGAATTGCAGTTATTACTGCTATTGTTTTGTTTGTGTATTTTTTGATTTCTTTTTGTTCATATTTTACATTTTTAGATATTAGTATTCCTGCAACATATGCTAGTATTATTGAAAATAGTGTGAATGTTGATTGTATTAGAATGTTAGTTCCCATTTTGACCGCATATCACATTTTCGCCTATTGTCAGTTCGTCATTTTTGTTTCCAATGCTATTGTTTGAACCATACGTTTTTATTGCGCCTAGTTCATCAACAACAACTATGCAGAATTCTGTGTTTGCGGGAAGTCCTAATTTGGATCTTATTTCTTCGTAATTTGAAGAATATAGTAATGCTAAGTTTTCTTCTGTTATTTCTGATTCTTGTATTACACTTGGAAGACCGTATGCTTGCGCGGTTGTTCTGTCTAGTTTTGATACTATATTATCTGCTTCTGTGTTTAGTTTTTCATTTTCTGTTGTGTTTGAATTTAGTACTGCGTACACAATAACTAGTATAAGGAGAAATATGACAACACCCACAACCATATCTATTGAGACAGCTTGTGCTTTTTTTGTGTTTATTTTTTTCACCCCTTAGTTTTTCAATTTAAAATCACTATAAAAATTTTTCGTTCATTTTTTTTATTAATTTTTTATATAAA
This genomic interval carries:
- a CDS encoding 50S ribosomal protein L24e; translation: MAKCEFCGKQITAGTGKLYVKKDGKTMYYCSTKCEKNQIKLGRKPRTTHWTTEYHAVKKGTKQ
- a CDS encoding 30S ribosomal protein S28e, coding for MAEQKKGGKKNQTSDSKGGVTFSPAVPASVEEIVGRTGTRGEAIQIRCKIMDGRDKNKIVRRNVKGPVQIGDILMLRETEIEARPLNKAGRGNN
- a CDS encoding ribosomal L7Ae/L30e/S12e/Gadd45 family protein; amino-acid sequence: MSEKAYEAIELAQKTGKIKKGTNEVTKMIEKGKAKLVVIATDVSPKEIIMHIPLLCKEKNIQCVEVPSREELGAAAGMGVPTGAVAIIDEGESKQTVGEINAEAESSEKLE
- a CDS encoding nucleoside-diphosphate kinase (catalyzes the formation of nucleoside triphosphate from ATP and nucleoside diphosphate), coding for MTTERSLVLIKPDGVQRGLVGEILTRFEKCGLKIIGMKMVYPNENLAGNHYVADENWLKTVGSKQKEAYAKKGLTINKEEREIGLEVRQQLIDFLTMSPVVAFVFEGHNAVKHIRKLVGSTSPGDATPGTIRGDYSFDTYGLADTSKRPIQNLIHASGETEEAEREIKLWFNENELHVWKRVDEELLYRTGK